ACCAGCGGCCCGGTGGCCGAGAAGCTGATGGCCAATGGCGGCCCGCGCCCCGGCCTGTATGGTGATCCGGCCTGGCTGCTGCCGCAGTTCTACCGGCCGCAGGTGCGCAAGAAGTGGAAGCTCGGCGTCATCCTGCACGTCTCGGAACTGGCCGACCGCTCCTTCGAGGCGCGCCCGCTGCCGGCCTTCCAGCGCTACCAGATCCCCGAGGAGCTGAAAGGCGACATCCACCTGATCACCACGGTGACGCCGCTGGGGGTGGAGTCGATCCGGGCCAAGCTCGACGAGATTCTCGCCTGCGAGCGCATCGTCTCCATGACCATGCACGGCCTCGTCGTGGCCGAGGCCTATGGCATTCCCAACCTCTATTTCTCGCCGCTCTCCGAGCCGCGGGGGCTGGGGCGGCTGGAGCTCGATCCGAACGGGCCGTCGGACCTGCGCGTGGTCGATTTCTATCTCGGCCTCGGCCGCCGGCAGACCGCCGCCTATTTCCAGGACCGGGGCCTCGGCACCGACTGGCACGCGGTGATGGAGGCGGTGGACCGCACCTGGGAGCCTTCGGGCTTCGCCGCGGACCGGCTGATCGACGCCTTTCCCTTCAAGCCCTCGCCGATCAAGCCGCGCGGCGGCCGGACGGTGTGGCAGCACCCGGTCATCAAGGGGCTGGTGCTCCAGCATGATGTGGCCCAGCTCCAGCAGCAGGACCGCGAGGCCGGCGGTGGCTTCGCCGCTGCGCCCGCCCGTGCGGCTCCCTCTCCCACCCCGGCGCGGGCCGAGCCTGTGGCGGCGCTTGCCCTGGCGCGTCCGCGCGAGACGGTCGAGGTCCGCCGCACCGATATTCCCCCCGCCGGTCCCGATGCGGGCGTGCCGGAGCCGCTGGCGACGCTGCTGCGAATGAACGCCGACCGCATCTCGATCCCGCTCTCCTGGGCGGCGACGACGCGGGAGAGCCCGCACGCCAATCTCGGCGATACGCTGAGCGCGCTTATCGTCGCCGGCATGGCGGGCGTGCCGGTGCGCCGCGCCGGTTTCGATCAGCCGATCGAGCGCATGGTCGGGGTCGGCACGATCGGCCACAACCAGCGCAACGGCGTGCTGCATTTCTGGGGCACCGGCGTCGATGCCGAGCGCAACCCGGTCGATCCGCTGGTGCATGGCTATGTCCGCCCGGCCAATACCGAGTTCAACATCCACGCGCTGCGCGGGCCGAACAGCGCCCGCACCCTGCGCGCCGCCGGCATCGAGGTGCCCGATATCTTCGGCGACCCGGTGTGGATGCTGCCGCGCTTCTGGCCGATGCGCGACGTGGAGAAGACGCATGATCTCGGCGTCATCCTGCACATCACCGAGCTGGACGGGCGCGAGCTCGATTCGAAGGTGAAGGCGTCGCTGATCCGCTACGCGGTGCCCGATGCCTTCAAGGACCGCATCCGCCTCATCAACACCCATTGCCCGCCGACGCCGGAGGGCATGAAGGCCAAGGTGGCGGAGATCGTCTCCTGCCGCGCCATCGTCTCCACCTCGCTGCACGGCCTCGTCATCGCCGAGACCTACGGCATCCCCTGCGCCTGGTTCGCCACCTATGGCGATGGCGAGGGGCGGATGCTCGACCTCGGCAATCACGAGCACCAGATCGACCACCGGATGCGGGACTTCTATTCGGGCGCGGGGCGGACCACGCTGTCCTCCTACTGCCTCGACCGCTCCAAGCCGACCGACTGGAACGCCGTGCTCTCCTGGGTCTATGGCAAGTGGCGCCCGCTCACCTATGACGACCGCCCGCTGATCCGTGCCTTCCCGATGCCGCTCGCGGTGTCGCCGGACGACAGCTCCTGGCCGCTGCCGGCGGCCATTGTCGACCGGATCGACTATTGAGCGGGGCGGCCAAAGGGCTCGCTCTCGAGGCGCGCGAGGGCCTCGCCTTCGCGCGCGCGCCGGGCGAGCCGGTCGCGCTGGAGCGGCTGTCGGGCGAGCGCGCGACGCCGCCCGTCCGTCCCGCTGTCGCGGCGCGCCCGCAGGGGCGCGACGGGAAGCTCGACGGCGCGGTGTTCCTGTTCCTGCAGGGCCCCGCCTCGCCCTTCGGCCATCGCCTCGCGCAGGCGCTAAAGGCGCGCGGCGCGCGGATCGAGAAGGTGCATCTGTGCGGCGGGGACGTGATGTTCTGGCCCGGCCGCGCCCGGCTCTATCGCGGCGCGCTGGCCGACTGGCCGGATCATGTCGAGCGGCTCCTCAGCGAGGCCGGGATCACCGACCTTGTGCTGTTTGGCGACTGCCGGCCCTATCATGGGCCGGCTATCGCCCTGGCGCGGGCGCGTGGCATCCGCCTGCATCTGCTGGAAGAAGGCTATGTCCGGCCCGGCCGCATCACCTGCGAGAGCCGGGGCGTCAATGCGCATTCCGATCTGCCGCGCACGCCGGCGGCGGTGACGGCGCAGGCCGCGCCTCTGCCGGAGCCGCTGGAGCCCGCCCCGGTGCCGGAGCCTTTCGCGCCCCGCGCGCTGTGGGATGTGCGCTGGCATCTCGGCTACTTCCTGCTGGCCCCGCTTTTCCCGCGCTACCGCCGGCATACGCTGATCCACCCGGCGCGCGACTATGCCGGCTGGGTGTGGCGCTGGCTGGGGTCGAGCGCGGCGGCGCGGCGTGACCGGGCGGCGCGGGCGCGCATCACTGAAGGCGGCGCCTATTTCCTGTTTCCCCTGCAACTGGAAGGCGACTTCCAGATGCGGGTGCATTCGGATTTCCGCTCGGTGGAGGAGGTGGCGCGCAATGTGCTCGGCTCCTTCGCCCGGCACGCGCCGGATGGGGCGCGGCTGGTGGTGAAGCGCCACCCCTACGACACCAGCATTCCCGCCAGCCGGCGGATGATCGCCCGGCTGGCGCGGGAGTTCGGCCTCGACGGGCGGGTGATCTTCATCGAGGACGGCGATGTCGAGCCGCTGGTCGCGGGTTGCGCCGGGGTGGTGCTGGTAAATTCCACCACCGCCATTCTGGCGCTGAAGCATGGCCGCGCGCTCAAGGTTCTGGGCCGGGCCACCTATGACATGGAGGGGCTCGCCCATCAGGGCCCGCTCGATGATTTCTGGCAGGCGGAGGCCGCGCCCGACGCGGCGCTGGTCGCCGCCTATCGCCGGCTGGTGATCGCCCGCACGCAGCTTCCCGGCGGCTTCTTCGCGCCGCAGGCCATTGCCACGGCGGTGGACGGCCTCGTCGCCCGCATGGCGGTGTCTGAGGTCGAGGCGCTGCCGGCGCGGGAGGCGCGGCCATGAGCGGGCGGCACATCCTCATTACCGGCGCGTCCGGCGGGCTCGGGGCGGCGCTGGCGCGCCATTACGCGGCACCGGGCATCGCCCTGTCGCTGATCGGGCGCGATGTCGAGCGGCTCGCCCGCGTGGTGCATGATTGCCGGATGCGCGGCGCGCAGGTGCGGCTTCTGGTGATGGATGTGCGCGAGAGCACCGCGCTGCATGCGCTGATCGCCCGGACCGATGCCGAGCAGCCGATCGACACCGTCTTCGCCAATGCCGGAATCGAGGCGAGCCTCGGCCCGCGGGGTGAAGCCGAAGCGCTCGACGATGTGCTCGCGCAGATCCGCACCAATGTGGAGGGGGCGGTGGCCAGCGTGCTGCCGCTGATCGACCCGATGCGGGCGCGCGGTGAAGGGCGGATCGTGCTCATCGCCTCGCTCGCCGGGCTGATGCCGCTGCCCGACCAGCCGACCTACAGCGCGACCAAGGCGGCGCTCATCGCCTATGGCGAAGCGCTGCGCCCGGTGCTGGCGGGGCAGGGGGTGAGCCTCACCGTCGCCTGTCCCGGCTTCATCGCCACCGGCATGGCTGAGACCTATCGCGGCTGGCGCCCGCTGGAATGGAGCGCCACGCGCGCGGCGGCGACCATCGCCCGCGCGACCGAGCGCGGGGCGCGGCGGGTGAGCTTTCCCTTCGCGCTGGCGGGACTGGTGGCGCTTGGCCGCTTCACCCCGCCCGTGCTGCGCGAGGCGGTGCTGCGCCGGCTCTTCGCGGTTGAGGTGAAGCCACTCGCGTCCAGTACAGCCGCTGCGTGTTGCGATGCAACCAAGTTATCGAAAAAGGTATCAGAAGATATAATTCCCGCAAAATCTGACAGAAAAGAGGTATTTATTGACGGTTCACTGCCATAAATTGCCACAATTTTTGTTCTAATCAGACTGATGAATGCATGTTGACGTATTCGTTATCACATATACTATCTCGCACTTGCGAATAAACGGCTCTGTGGTCCTGTGATGACCGCACGCGCAATGGCGGAGAAGAAAGATGATCGCTGACTCGAAGATCGTGCCGGTCATTCTCGCGGGTGGTTCGGGCACCCGCCTGTGGCCGATTTCCCGCGACTCGCTGCCCAAGCAGTTCCTCGCTCTCGCCGAGGATGCCGGCACGCTCTATCAGGAGACGCTGCGCCGCGTGGCGCCGGGCGCGCTGTTTGCGGCGCCCATCGTCGTCACCAATGAGGAATTCCGCTTCTTCGCCCAGCGCCAGGCCCGCGAGATCGGCATCGAGCCGACCGTGCTGCTGGAGCCGGTGCGGCGCGATTCCGCCCCCGCTTTGCTCGCCGCCACCCTTCTCGCCCAGCGCCTGCATGGCGACGAGGTGAGCGTGCTCGTGCTCGCCGCTGACCATGTGATCGGCGACACGCCCGCCTTCCACGCCGCCTGCCACAAGGCGCTGAACGCCGCCGGCCTCGGCCATATCGTCACCTTCGGCATCACGCCGACCGAGCCGCGCACCTCCTATGGCTATATCCGGCCGGGCGCCGCGCTCAATGGCGGCAGCGCCGCGCGCGTCGAGGCCTTCGCCGAGAAGCCGCATGCCGAGCTGGCCCGCCAGTACATGGATGAAGGCTATCTCTGGAATTCCGGCAACTTCCTCTTCCCCGCTCAGCTCATGCTGGACGAGGCCGAGCTTTATGAGCCGGACGTGGTGGACGCCGTGCGCCGCGCGCTGGCGAGTGCCAAGAGCGATCTCGGTTTCTGCCGCCTCGGCGCGGATTTCCGCAGCGCGCCCAGCGTGTCCATCGACTATGCGGTGATGGAGCGCACCAGCCGCGCCGCCGTGGTCGAGGGCCGCTTCCCCTGGTCCGATGTCGGCAGCTGGAACGCCATGCGCGAGATCGGCGCGGCCGACGAGCGCGGCAATGTGCAGCGCGGCCCGGTGCGGCTGGTCGATGCGCAGGACAGCTACATCCATTCCGACGGCCCGCTGGTCGCCGCCGTGGGCGTGAAGGGGCTGTCGATCATCGCCACCGGCGACGCCGTGCTGGTGATGCCCTCCGAGCGTTCGGAGGAGGTCAAGCACCTCGTCGCCGCGCTGAAGGCCGAGCGCCGCAACGAGGCCAATGAGCACCCCAAGTGCCACCGGCCCTGGGGCAGCTATGAGACGATCAATCTCGGCGGGCGCTTCCGCGTGAAGAAGATCGTCGTCGATCCCGGCGAGCGGCTGTCGCTGCAGAAGCACCATCACCGCTCCGAGCACTGGATCGTCGTGCGCGGCACGGCGGAAGTTACCGTCGGGGAGACCGTATCGACGGTTCACGAGAACCAGTCGACCTATATCCCGCTCGGCTCGGTCCACCGGCTTTCCAACCCCGGACGCATTCCGCTCGAACTCATCGAGGTGCAGGTCGGCTCCTATCTCGGCGAGGACGACATCGTCCGCCTGGAGGACATCTACCAGCGCGTCGAAGCGGCCCCTGTTCTGGCGGCTGAGTAAGCGCAAAAAAGGAAATCATCCTGTGAGCAAACCCACCCTGCGAGAACTTGTCCGTGACACCGGCACCGTACCGCTGACCTGGGCGGCGGCGACGCGCCAGCAGAACTACCTGAACCTCGGCGACGCGCTTTCCCCGGTCATGGTCGCGCTGCTCTCCGGCCGTCCCATCGCCCATCAGGCGCATGACGCCCTGAGCACCCGCATGGCGGCGGTCGGCACCATCGCCCAGAACCTCAAGGGCGGCGACGTCTCGGTGTGGGGCACCGGCTCCTCGCGCTACCTCAACCCGACGCAGGACGGCGAGCGCCAGCTCTTCCGCCCCGATCCGAGTTCGATCTACCGCGTCCACGCCACGCGCGGCCCGGTCAGCCGGGCCATTCTCGGCGAGGAAAACGCTGTCGGCCCGGCGGTGTTCGGCGATCCGGTCTGGGCGCTGCCGCGCTTCTACAACCCGAAGCTGGAGAAGAAGTGGGAGCTCGGCGTCATCGTCCACCTCTCGGACCTGACCGACCGCGCCCTCGATACGCTGCCGCGCGAGGCCTATGAGCGCTACCACATCCCCGCCGAGTTCGAGGGGAGCGTGCACATCATCAACACACTGACCCCGATCAGCGCGCAGGGGCTGCGCGACAAGCTGGACGAGATCCTGTCCTGCAAGCGCCTCGTCTCCACCAGCCTGCACGGCATGGTGTTCGCCGAGAGCTACGGCATTCCGTGCCTGTATTTCTCGCCGCGCGGCCAGCCGGAAGGGCTGATCGAGCGCAAGCTCGACCCGGATGACGGCTATGATCTGCGCATCACCGACCTCTATCAGGGCGTCGGGCGCTCGGCCATTCCGGTCTATGTCCAGCGCCGCAACAAGCGCACCGACTGGGCTCACCTGATCTGGGCGATCGACCTCGCCTGGCGCCCGGTGGAGTTCGATGTCGATCCGCTGATCGACGCGCTGCCGATCGACGTCGCCCCGGTCGCCGTTCCGCGCGAGGGCACGGTGTTCGACCTGCCGCTCATTCGCGACATCCCGTATTCGCACGGGCCCTACAAGGCGCCGGTGGCGCGCAAGGTGCCGGAGCCCGATGCTGTTGCGGGGTGATGAGACCGGCACGGGCGCCCTCGCGGGTGCCCAGCCGGGCGTGATGCCGGATGCCCCCGCCAGGCTCGTGCCCACGGGACGCGGGCCGGGTCGCGGCACGGTGATGATCGACGGCTACAACCTCGCGCTGGAGGCCGGCACGGGGGTCGCCACCTATGCCCGCAATCTGAGCTTCGCCTGCGGCGCGCTCGGCTACCGGACGGAAATTCTCTACGGCACGCGCGCCGCGCCCAGCGCCGACCCGCTGCTGCGCGAGATCGCCTTCTTCGATCCCAATGTCGGCTCGCCCTCGCTGATGCTGGAGATCACCCGTCGCCTGCGCCAGCTCATAACCTCCCCGCTCGGCGTGCGGGCGAAGGACGTGCCGATGAGCGGCAAGGTGGTCACGCGCGCCTTCCAGTCGCGCCTGCCGCATTATGATCGGATCTGGAACGCGCCCGAGCTGTTCTCCCGCAGCTACTGGCACTTCCACGCCTATAAGCACTTCCTGACCGTGAGCGGCGTCGACAAGCCGGCGCTGATGCACTGGACCTACCCGCTGCCGATCCGCCTGCCGGGCACGCGCAACATCTACACGCTGCATGACCTCGTGCCGCTGCGCCTGCCCTTCACCACGCTGGACAACAAGAAGTTCTACAAGCGGATGATCCAGGGCGTGCTGAACCGCGCCGATCATATCGTCACCGTCTCGGAAGCCTCCAAGCGCGATATCGTCGACCTGTTCGGCTACCCCGAGGAGAAGATCACCAACACCTATCAGGCGGTCTCGATCCCCGCGAAATATGCGGAGAAGAGCGAAGACCTCGTCCGCGAGGAGGTCGAGGGTGCGTTCGGGCTGAAGTACAAGGGCTATTTCCTGTTCTTCGGCGCCATCGAGCCGAAGAAGAATATCGGCCGGCTGGTCGAGGCTTATCTCGCCTCGCAGGTGAGCGAGCCTTTGGTGCTGCTCGGCAAGACCGCGTGGAAGGCGGGCGAGGAACTGCGCTTCCTCAATGAGGGCAGCAACCGCTATCTCGAACAGCTCGACAACCTCACCTTCACCCGCGACCGCGTGCGCCGCTTCGATTACGCGCCGTTCCCGCTATTGGTGAGCCTGATCCGCGGGGCGAAGGCGCTCGTCTTCCCCTCGCTCTATGAAGGGTTCGGCCTGCCGGTGCTGGAGGCGATGTCGCTGGGCACGCCGGTCATCACCTCGAACACCTCGTCCATTCCCGAGGTCGCGGGCAACGCCGCGCTGATGGTCGACCCTTACGACCCGCGCGCCATCGCCGACGCCATCAAGACCATGAGCGTGGACGCCGATCTGCGCGCCCGCCTCGCCGGCGAGGGCCGCGTGCAGGCGGCGCTGTTTTCCGAGGATCGCTACCGCGACCGGCTGGGCAAGCTCTACGCCCAGCTGATGCCGGAGGGCGTGCGGTAGGCGTCTGTCCGCCGCCGCGCCTCAGGGCTTTGCCGTCTCGAAGATCAGCGCCCAATTGTCGAGGCGCCGCAGACCGGCGTTGAGTTTGCTGGCATCTTCGGCGCCCTCGCTGTCCCGCAGATTGCCATGTGGCGGCGTCTTGGGGTCGAAGGGATCCTCCGGCCGGCCGAAAGCGTAGCTCAGGCGGCTGCCGGGCGCGGGCTCGGCGCGGAACGACACGCGCACCTCCTCGCCCGACACGATGCTCACGTCCACAATGGCATCCGGCAGGAGCTGCCCTTCCGGCGACCAGAGGTCGAACCCCATATGCGGCGCCGGCGGTAGCGCTTGCGCGTCGAAGGCCAGCGGCCCACGCGGCACGGCGAAGCGCAGCGTTACCGAGCGGCTCGCCCAGCGGGCGTCCTCAAGGTCGAGCGCCAGCGGTGGCACGGGCTGCGCGGTCTCGCGGGCATGGACCAGCTTCGCCAGCGCGCGGCCGAAATAGCGGCCAATATCGCGATAGGTCTGGTTGGTGGCGTGGATGCCATCGCGGAACGCACCGAAATAGAGCGGCAGCACGCAATAGATCGTGGCTTCGGAGGCGGGATCGGCCGAACGCGCGGCCTCGCGCAAGGCGAGCGCGATTTCCGGCCGCGCCGGGGTCTCCGGGCGCCCGCGCGCGAGATAGGCGAGGTGGCTGGCCGGCTGATAGGCCAGCAGCGGCGGCACCCAGCTCTGCCCGGTGATGTGGCGAACATCGCGGGAGATGGTTGTTGCCAACGCGGCGAGGTCGGCGGCGTAGCGCGCCCGCGGCGTGCCCGCGCGCTGGTCGGTCTCGCCATGTGACCAGAGCGTCGCGAGATAGCGGTAGCCGCGCCCGGATTGGCCGAGCGTCTCGCCGGCAGTGACCCGCTCCATCAGCCGCGTATAGTTGATGCTCCCCGGCATGAGGGCGGTCAGCCGCGCGCCGGCGCGCCCGGCGGTCGCGCCCAGCATGGTCATATCGAGCTGGTCGACCGCGACACCGCGCAGGCGCGCAAGGGTCTGGACGAAGGTCTCCGCCGCCGCGGCGATGCCGGTCTCGCCCCGGTTCCGATCATCCGCCTCGGCCAGCGGGACAAGGGCGTCGAGCCGGGGCGCGGCGCCCAGCGGGGGCCTTATGCCTTCCGCGAACATGACGGCGTGGGGGCTCGACGCCGTGCTCAGCGCCGGGACGCCGAGAACGCCGACCGAGAGACTCTGGCCATAGCCCATGATCTGCCAGAGCGGCCGGTCGTCGGCGCGGGCGTCCAGCGGGGTGACGAACGCCGCCAGCGCGAGAAGATGCGCGAGCCGGCCCAGGCGGGCTGATCGGCGGCCCGCCCGCCGCATGGACGCGGGCTGCCTCACCCGGCCGCCGAGCGCGCTTCCGAAGGCGGCTCTTGGCGGGCGGCGCGGCGCTGCGCGATCCGGGCCTGGATGCGGGCCTGCCGACGCTCGAGCCGCAAGGCTTCGCGGCGGTCGTCGGTGCCGTCGTCATTGGTCGCGCGCTTGGCGACCGCGCTATGGCCGAGCGTACCGACCAGCCTGTCGAGCCGCTGCGCCTTGCGATAGGAGGCGTCCAGCGCCTCCTTTGGCAGGGCCGGGGTGCAGAAATAGTGCTCGAAGATCTTCATGTTGAAGTCGAGCACATGCCGGTAGACGTGCCGCCGATCTTCCGTCCACTGATGGTTGAAGGCGTACATGACGATGTCGTAGCTGGGGAAATAGAACAGCCGCTCATCGGTCGGCATGGTCGCGTTGATGAACTCGTCGACCGCCGAGCGGATTGTCGCCTTGGACACCGCGTTGGCCGACAGGCAGGTAACCGGCCGGAAAGTCGCGGTGAGCGGAATGGGCGAAACGGTCAGGATGATCGTGGCGTCGGGCCGGAACTTACGGATCAGCGCATGGATCGCCGTGATGTTCGCCAGCGTCTCGGCATGGGTGGCGACGCGGAACTTGTGGCGCGTCGCGTCATACCGGTCCTTCGGAATGGCCCGCCAGAACACCTCGCCGGTGGGTTCGTCGTACCAGATCTCGCTGAGGCCGAGCGTGATGACGAACACCTCGGCGGTATCGAACAGGTTCTTCGTGTCCTGCCGCGCGCTCTCGCTGTAGCCGAACTCTTCCGCGCTGTAGCCGTGCCAGAGGTCGAGCGCCGGCGTCTTGTTCAGCCAGGCCCATTCGAACTGCTGGCGAATGGCGTAGGTGTGGACCATGCCGTCGCCCATATGGGTGACATAGGCCTTGTTGTCCTTCTTGGTGAGCACGTTGAAGCCGCGCTCATGAAGGTGATTGCTGATATTGGCGGCAAAGCACGAGCCGAAGGCGACGATGGGCGTGGAGTGTTCGACAAAGCCGCGGGACGGCACCCAGCCATGCGTCAGGTATTGGCTTATTGTGTAGTTTTTAAGCAACGACTGATCATTGGGGTAAAAATTAGTCGTTGATCCTCGAAAGAACGATGAGCTGGTTTGTCGTGCGACGCCATCCTGTGTAATCGTGATGTTCTTCATCTAGATACCTTCCGTCTAAAATGAGCAACATAAGATAATGTTAACTAATTTCATGCGGAGTCGGCGGTACTTGTAGGTAAAGTATTTATTAAAAATATAGTACTATATTCGATGTTGTTTGGTTGAATGCTCTTGGCCCTACGGCGCCCAATAAGCCCGGTCGGCGACGCCTGCACTATCTGGCAAGGGCGCGGCGGGGCGTGGGATGGTGTTGGTGTAGTCTTCGCACAGCGTCAGATACCAGAGGTGGCTCTCGCCGCTGACGGGGTCGCTGATGATACGGGTATAGGCGTCCGGCTGCGGCGGGCCCGGGCTGAAGCGGGTGCGGGCGGAGATGTCGACGGTGCCGCCCACGGGCGGGCTGCACCGCCCACTCTTGAAGAGCCGGCGCGCGAGCTCGGGCGCGCTTTCGCCGCCGCGCGGGTGGGTCCAGTCGGCGCGCGCCCATTTTTCCCAGCGCGACAGGCCGAAGGCGCGCGTCCAGTAGGTCTGCTCCATCTGCAGCGTCGCGCCCGGCGACAGGCCGTCCTTGCTTACCTGCGCGAAATGGCTGGAGACCAGCGCGGTCATCTCGCGCCCGGATTTGAAGCGCATGGGGCTGACCAGCCAGGCGGTGAAGGCCGAGCGGTAGCGCGTGGGGCAGGCCCCCATCACGTCCGACGCGGCGCCCTTGGCGAGGCTGCTTTCAAACACGCCGAAGCCGGCCGCGCCGACCTCGGGGACCTTGGCCGGCCCGATGATCCAGCCGCGAAAGAACCGGCGCGACGAACGCGAGCCGGGGACGCAGCCGGGCGACTGGTAGACCGAGAGCGCGACCGGGCTGTAGCTGCCCATGATGAAGCCATAGGCCTCGTCATGCCATTGAATGGAGGCGCCGGCCGGAGAGGGGTCCCTGTCGGGGCCCGCCCCCTCGGCGCAGTTGGAGGTGACGGGAGTGTTCGAG
Above is a window of Ancylobacter sp. WKF20 DNA encoding:
- a CDS encoding polysaccharide pyruvyl transferase family protein codes for the protein MSKPTLRELVRDTGTVPLTWAAATRQQNYLNLGDALSPVMVALLSGRPIAHQAHDALSTRMAAVGTIAQNLKGGDVSVWGTGSSRYLNPTQDGERQLFRPDPSSIYRVHATRGPVSRAILGEENAVGPAVFGDPVWALPRFYNPKLEKKWELGVIVHLSDLTDRALDTLPREAYERYHIPAEFEGSVHIINTLTPISAQGLRDKLDEILSCKRLVSTSLHGMVFAESYGIPCLYFSPRGQPEGLIERKLDPDDGYDLRITDLYQGVGRSAIPVYVQRRNKRTDWAHLIWAIDLAWRPVEFDVDPLIDALPIDVAPVAVPREGTVFDLPLIRDIPYSHGPYKAPVARKVPEPDAVAG
- a CDS encoding glycosyltransferase family 1 protein; protein product: MLLRGDETGTGALAGAQPGVMPDAPARLVPTGRGPGRGTVMIDGYNLALEAGTGVATYARNLSFACGALGYRTEILYGTRAAPSADPLLREIAFFDPNVGSPSLMLEITRRLRQLITSPLGVRAKDVPMSGKVVTRAFQSRLPHYDRIWNAPELFSRSYWHFHAYKHFLTVSGVDKPALMHWTYPLPIRLPGTRNIYTLHDLVPLRLPFTTLDNKKFYKRMIQGVLNRADHIVTVSEASKRDIVDLFGYPEEKITNTYQAVSIPAKYAEKSEDLVREEVEGAFGLKYKGYFLFFGAIEPKKNIGRLVEAYLASQVSEPLVLLGKTAWKAGEELRFLNEGSNRYLEQLDNLTFTRDRVRRFDYAPFPLLVSLIRGAKALVFPSLYEGFGLPVLEAMSLGTPVITSNTSSIPEVAGNAALMVDPYDPRAIADAIKTMSVDADLRARLAGEGRVQAALFSEDRYRDRLGKLYAQLMPEGVR
- a CDS encoding mannose-1-phosphate guanylyltransferase/mannose-6-phosphate isomerase produces the protein MIADSKIVPVILAGGSGTRLWPISRDSLPKQFLALAEDAGTLYQETLRRVAPGALFAAPIVVTNEEFRFFAQRQAREIGIEPTVLLEPVRRDSAPALLAATLLAQRLHGDEVSVLVLAADHVIGDTPAFHAACHKALNAAGLGHIVTFGITPTEPRTSYGYIRPGAALNGGSAARVEAFAEKPHAELARQYMDEGYLWNSGNFLFPAQLMLDEAELYEPDVVDAVRRALASAKSDLGFCRLGADFRSAPSVSIDYAVMERTSRAAVVEGRFPWSDVGSWNAMREIGAADERGNVQRGPVRLVDAQDSYIHSDGPLVAAVGVKGLSIIATGDAVLVMPSERSEEVKHLVAALKAERRNEANEHPKCHRPWGSYETINLGGRFRVKKIVVDPGERLSLQKHHHRSEHWIVVRGTAEVTVGETVSTVHENQSTYIPLGSVHRLSNPGRIPLELIEVQVGSYLGEDDIVRLEDIYQRVEAAPVLAAE
- a CDS encoding SDR family NAD(P)-dependent oxidoreductase, yielding MSGRHILITGASGGLGAALARHYAAPGIALSLIGRDVERLARVVHDCRMRGAQVRLLVMDVRESTALHALIARTDAEQPIDTVFANAGIEASLGPRGEAEALDDVLAQIRTNVEGAVASVLPLIDPMRARGEGRIVLIASLAGLMPLPDQPTYSATKAALIAYGEALRPVLAGQGVSLTVACPGFIATGMAETYRGWRPLEWSATRAAATIARATERGARRVSFPFALAGLVALGRFTPPVLREAVLRRLFAVEVKPLASSTAAACCDATKLSKKVSEDIIPAKSDRKEVFIDGSLP
- a CDS encoding polysaccharide pyruvyl transferase family protein codes for the protein MDYLNFEDALSPIMTALVGGVPVRRVPARSQSVRMAAIGAIGHTFEGGQVHVWGTGCSPWKNPSASPDRRVAFEAPAHGAMVLHATSGPVAEKLMANGGPRPGLYGDPAWLLPQFYRPQVRKKWKLGVILHVSELADRSFEARPLPAFQRYQIPEELKGDIHLITTVTPLGVESIRAKLDEILACERIVSMTMHGLVVAEAYGIPNLYFSPLSEPRGLGRLELDPNGPSDLRVVDFYLGLGRRQTAAYFQDRGLGTDWHAVMEAVDRTWEPSGFAADRLIDAFPFKPSPIKPRGGRTVWQHPVIKGLVLQHDVAQLQQQDREAGGGFAAAPARAAPSPTPARAEPVAALALARPRETVEVRRTDIPPAGPDAGVPEPLATLLRMNADRISIPLSWAATTRESPHANLGDTLSALIVAGMAGVPVRRAGFDQPIERMVGVGTIGHNQRNGVLHFWGTGVDAERNPVDPLVHGYVRPANTEFNIHALRGPNSARTLRAAGIEVPDIFGDPVWMLPRFWPMRDVEKTHDLGVILHITELDGRELDSKVKASLIRYAVPDAFKDRIRLINTHCPPTPEGMKAKVAEIVSCRAIVSTSLHGLVIAETYGIPCAWFATYGDGEGRMLDLGNHEHQIDHRMRDFYSGAGRTTLSSYCLDRSKPTDWNAVLSWVYGKWRPLTYDDRPLIRAFPMPLAVSPDDSSWPLPAAIVDRIDY
- a CDS encoding capsular biosynthesis protein, yielding MSGAAKGLALEAREGLAFARAPGEPVALERLSGERATPPVRPAVAARPQGRDGKLDGAVFLFLQGPASPFGHRLAQALKARGARIEKVHLCGGDVMFWPGRARLYRGALADWPDHVERLLSEAGITDLVLFGDCRPYHGPAIALARARGIRLHLLEEGYVRPGRITCESRGVNAHSDLPRTPAAVTAQAAPLPEPLEPAPVPEPFAPRALWDVRWHLGYFLLAPLFPRYRRHTLIHPARDYAGWVWRWLGSSAAARRDRAARARITEGGAYFLFPLQLEGDFQMRVHSDFRSVEEVARNVLGSFARHAPDGARLVVKRHPYDTSIPASRRMIARLAREFGLDGRVIFIEDGDVEPLVAGCAGVVLVNSTTAILALKHGRALKVLGRATYDMEGLAHQGPLDDFWQAEAAPDAALVAAYRRLVIARTQLPGGFFAPQAIATAVDGLVARMAVSEVEALPAREARP
- a CDS encoding GSCFA domain-containing protein, with the protein product MPSRGFVEHSTPIVAFGSCFAANISNHLHERGFNVLTKKDNKAYVTHMGDGMVHTYAIRQQFEWAWLNKTPALDLWHGYSAEEFGYSESARQDTKNLFDTAEVFVITLGLSEIWYDEPTGEVFWRAIPKDRYDATRHKFRVATHAETLANITAIHALIRKFRPDATIILTVSPIPLTATFRPVTCLSANAVSKATIRSAVDEFINATMPTDERLFYFPSYDIVMYAFNHQWTEDRRHVYRHVLDFNMKIFEHYFCTPALPKEALDASYRKAQRLDRLVGTLGHSAVAKRATNDDGTDDRREALRLERRQARIQARIAQRRAARQEPPSEARSAAG